The genomic segment ATGAAGGAGGAGAAATCCTTCGACGTGCCCGCGAACGGTGAGCTCTCCTTCACGAGCGGCGGCAACCACGTCATGTTCGAGAAGCTCGCGCACAAGCCGAAGAAGGGCGAGAAGGTCGCCCTGACGCTGCACTTCCAGAAGTCGGACCCGATCACGGTCGAGGTTCCGGTCAAGGAAGCGACGTACAACCCCGGGCAGCACGACAGCAACGCCTCGCACACGTCGCACAAGTCGCACTGAGGGACGGACCGCTGATGCAGACCATCGCTTCCCGCTGCAGGATCCCGCGTCTTTGGCAGCTTCTTCTGGTGCTCCTCGCCACGACCGGGCTCTTCCTCGCCGGTGCCGCGCCCACGTCCGCGCACGCCGCGCTGACCGGCAGCGACCCGAAGCAGGGAGCGGTGGTCGACCGGGCTCCCGACCAGGTCAAGCTCACCTTCTCCGAGAAGGTCGCCATGTCGGACGGTTCCGTGCGGGTGCTCGACCCGTCCGGCAAGCGGGTCGACACGAACAAGACGACGGACCTGGGCTCCAACACGTACGGCGTGCGGCTCCGTCCGGGCCTGCCCGACGGCACCTTCACCGTCGCCTACCAAGTCGTCTCCGCCGACAGCCACCCGGTCGCCGGCGCCTACACGTTCTCCATCGGCGCGCCCTCCGACACGAAGGTCGCGCTGCCCGACCAGGAGGCGGGCGGCGGCCTCGTCGGCGCGCTCTACGACGCCGCGCGCTACCTGTCGTACGCCGGGTTCATCCTGCTCGTCGGCGGTGCCGCGTTCGTCCTCGGCTGCTGGCCGCGGGGCGCGAGCGTGCGGCCCGTGCAGCGGCTCGTGACGGGCGGCTGGGTCACGCTCACCGCCGCCACCCTCGCGCTGCTGCTCCTGCGCGCCCCCTACACGAGCTCCGGGAAGCTCGGGGACGCCTTCGACATGGGCAAACTCGGCGACGTCCTGAACACCAAGACCGGCGCGGCCCTCGTCTCCCGGCTGCTGCTGCTCGCCGCCGCCGCGCTGTTCATCGCGGTGCTCTTCGGCGCGTACGAGAAGCGCGAGGATCCCAAGGAGAAGAAGGACCTCACCTTCGGGCTCGCCATCGGCGGCACCGTCGTCGCCCTCGGCATCGCGGCGACGTGGGCCATGGCCGAGCACGCCTCGACCGGCATCCAGGCGGGCATCGCGATGCCCGTCGACGTGCTGCACCTGCTGGCCGTCGCCGCCTGGCTCGGCGGCCTCGCGTCGCTGCTCGTCGCGCTGTTCCGCACGACCGCGGTGGACGCCTCGGCGGTACAGCGGTTCTCGACCGTGGCGTTCACCAGCGTCGTCGTGCTCGCCGCCACCGGCACCTACCAGGCGTGGCGGCAGGTCGGCTCGTGGTCGGCGCTGACCGGCACCTCGTACGGGCAGCTGCTCCTCGTCAAGATCGGACTGGTCGTCGTCCTGGTGGGCGTCGCCTCCGTGTCGCGGCGGTGGACCGGGCGGATCGCCGCCGAGGCGAGCGGTCTCGCTCCGGAAGCCGCGGCCGCCGTGGTCGTCGAGCAGCGCATGAAGCAGACGGCGCATCAGGCGTCCCGGCAGACGTCGAAGAAGCCCCAGAAGAAGGCGGCCGCGAAGCCCGCCCCCAAGCCGGTCACCGTGCCGGCCTCCGGGCAGGGCGGCGACGACGATCCCGAGCGCTCCGCCCAGCTGGCGCGCCAGCAGGCCGCCATGGACAGCGCCCGCGAGAAGCGCATCCGCGACGCCGATCCGTACCGCTCCGGGCTGCGCCGCTCCGTGCTCGCCGAGGCGGGCATCGCCGTCGTCCTGCTGGGCGTGACGACGTTCCTCACGACGACCGAGCCGGGCCGCACCGAGGAGGAGGCCGCCAAGGCCACGTCCGCGGCGGCCGCGCAGCGCTCGGGCCCCCTCCAGCTCAAGGTCCCGTTCGACACGGGCGGCACCGACGGCAAGGGCACCGTGCAGCTGGACCTCGACCCCGGCCGCACCGGCAGCAACACCATGCACCTGTACGTGAAGCGGCCCAACGGCAGCGCCTTCGACGTCCCCGAGGTGAAGGTCTCCCTCACCAACGAGGCCAAGGACGTCGGCCCGCTGCCCATCGCCCCGGACCACATCGCCACCGGACACTGGAGTGCGAACGGCGTGCAGGTCCCGATGGCAGGCACATGGAAGATCGCGGTGACGGTGCGGACCTCCGACATCGACCAGATCACCGTGAAGAAGAACGCGCAGATCGGCTGAACGGAACAACCACCATGGCGGACAACGGGATTTCCAGGCGGCGGCTGATCGGCACCGCCGGCGCGACGGGCCTCGCGCTCGGCGCGGCGGGCGGCGCCATCGGGTACGCGGCGGCCCCCTCGGACGCTGCGGACGCCGCGGCCGCCGCCGGTTCGGAGCTGGCCTCCCTCGGCTCCGGACAGGTGATGTTTCACGGGAAACATCAGCCCGGCATCACCACGCCCTTGCAGTCCCGCGGCCATCTGATCGCCTTCGACCTGGCGGCGGGGGCGGGCCGCAAGGAGGCGGCGGCCCTGTTGCGCCGCTGGTCGGCCACGGCCGAGCGGCTGATGGCGGGCGAGCCCGCCGACGGCCGGGACACGGCGGTCGCCCGGGACGCGGGCCCGTCCTCGCTGTCCGTCACCTTCGGATTCGGCGCCTCCTTCTTCTCCCGCACGGGTCTGGAAAAGCAGCGCCCGGCCGCGCTCGACCCGCTGCCCGACTTCTCCTCCGACCACCTCGACAAGGCACGCAGCAACGGCGACCTGTGGGTGCAGATCGGTGCGAACGATCCGCTCGTCGCGTTCCACGCCCTGCGCGCGATCCAGAGGGAGGCGTCGGGGACGGCGCGGGTGCGGTGGCAGATGAACGGCTTCAACCGTTCGCCGGGCGCCACCGCACGGCCGATGACGACCCGCAACCTGATGGGCCAGGTCGACGGCACGAACAACCCGAAGCCTTCGGACAAGGACTTCGACGAGCGGATCTTCGTGCCCTCGAACGGTGACCCTTCATGGATGGCGGGCGGTTCCTACGCCGTCGTACGCCGTATCCGGATGCTCCTCGACGACTGGGAGGAGCTCGGCACGAAGGCGCAGGAAGCGGTGATCGGGCGGCACAAGTCGGACGGCTCGCCCCTGACCGGCGGCACGGAGACCACCGAGCCGAAGCTCGACAAGACCGGCCCGGACGGCAAGGTCGTCATCGCGGCCAACGCGCACGCCCGCATCACCCGTCCCGACCAGAACGGGGGCGCCGCGATGCTGCGCCGCCCGTTCTCGTACCACGACGGCTTCGACGACAAGGGCGAGCCGGACGCGGGGCTGCTCTTCGTCTGCTGGCAGGCGGACCCGATGCGCGGCTTCGTCCCGGTGCAGCGCAAGCTCGACCGGGGGGACGCCCTTTCGGAGTTCATCCGGCACGAGGCGAGCGGGCTCTTCGCGGTGCCGGGCGGGGCGAAGAAGGGCGAGTACGTGGGGCAGCGGCTGCTGGAGGGGTGACCCGGGCCGCTGGCTGAGACGCGTGAGCCACGCCACGCGCGGCGCATTAGGGTGACGGTATGTCGGCGACGCGCTATACGTACCTGGGCCCCGAGGGCACCTTCACCGAGGCGGCTCTCCGTACGCTGCCCGAGGCGGCCACCCGGGAGCTCGTCCCGATGGTCTCCGTCCCCGCCGCGCTGGACGCGGTCCGCAGCGGTGAGGCGGCGGCCGCGCTGGTGCCGATCGAGAACTCGGTCGAGGGCGGCGTCACGACCACCGTCGACGAGCTCGCCAAGGGTGCGCCCTTGATGATCTACCGCGAGGTCGTCCTGCCGATCGCCTTCGCGCTGCTCGTGCGGCCCGGCACGAAGCTCAAGGACATCAAGACGGTGACGGGTCACCCGGTGGCGCAGCCGCAGGTCCGCAACTGGCTGGCCGCGCATCTGCCGGACGCCGTGTGGGAGTCGGCGGCGTCGAACGCGGACGGCGCCCGGCTGGTCCAGGAGGGCCGGTTCGACGCGGCCTTCGCGGGTGAGTTCGCGGCGGCCACGTACGGCCTGGAGGCGCTGGTCAGCGAGATCCACGACGCGGCAAACGCCGAGACCCGCTTCGTGCTGGTCGGCCGTCCGGCCCGGCCCGCCGCGCCGACGGGTGCCGACAAGACCTCCGTCGTGATCTGGCTGGGTGACGACCACCCGGGTGCCCTGCTCGAACTGCTTCAGGAATTCGCGGTTCGCGGCGTCAACCTGATGCGGATCGAGTCGCGGCCCACGGGTCAGGGGATCGGCAATTACTGCTTCTCCGTGGACGCCGAGGGGCACATCACGGACCGCCGGGTCGGCGAGGCCCTGATGGGGCTCAAGCGGATCTGTCCGCAGGTGCGCTTCCTCGGGTCGTATCCGCGGGCGGGGGTGGCCACGGAGGACGTCAAGCCGCCGCGGCCCGGTACGACGGACCCCGAGTTCATGGCGGCGTCGGACTGGCTGACGCGCTGCCAGGACGGCCGTTTCTAGCCGGTCCCGTCGCTCGTACTGCGGTCCTACCTGCAGATTTACGTTATCCACAGAAGTTATCCACAGGCTTGCGTCTCGACCTGGGGACAAGTCGACAACGAAGCATGACATGGTCGACAAATCGCCCTGGAGCACCCAAGGGCGTCCACAGTCCCGCACGTCACCCCTCGTCCACTCTTTTCCATTGATCAACTCTTTGGAGCGAGGTATTTCCACTCGAAAGTGGGTGTGCGGGTGGTTTGGGAAGGCATTCCCCGGGCGCATGAACAGCTGACGGAATGGGATGTTCCAACATCCACAGATCTTTCGCACACCCTGTGGATAACCGTCCGGACGCCCTGGTTCCTGTGGACAACGGCGGTGGACAAGCGCGCCAAGTCCCGCTCCCCGCAAGGGGTTCCGGTCAAGCGGTGCGCACCCTCTGCCCCGTTTCGGGGAATGCCGCCCCTTTTTATTGACCGGGAATTCACATTCCGGCAAATCGGGCATACCGTACGCAACGGAATATGGAGTCGTGGGCCGGAACCGGGCGACGGTAGCCTTGAGGGGTGATTGACCTTCGCCTGCTCCGTGAGGACCCCGACCGTGTTCGCGCCTCCCAGCGCGCCCGTG from the Streptomyces venezuelae genome contains:
- the efeB gene encoding iron uptake transporter deferrochelatase/peroxidase subunit, which produces MADNGISRRRLIGTAGATGLALGAAGGAIGYAAAPSDAADAAAAAGSELASLGSGQVMFHGKHQPGITTPLQSRGHLIAFDLAAGAGRKEAAALLRRWSATAERLMAGEPADGRDTAVARDAGPSSLSVTFGFGASFFSRTGLEKQRPAALDPLPDFSSDHLDKARSNGDLWVQIGANDPLVAFHALRAIQREASGTARVRWQMNGFNRSPGATARPMTTRNLMGQVDGTNNPKPSDKDFDERIFVPSNGDPSWMAGGSYAVVRRIRMLLDDWEELGTKAQEAVIGRHKSDGSPLTGGTETTEPKLDKTGPDGKVVIAANAHARITRPDQNGGAAMLRRPFSYHDGFDDKGEPDAGLLFVCWQADPMRGFVPVQRKLDRGDALSEFIRHEASGLFAVPGGAKKGEYVGQRLLEG
- the pheA gene encoding prephenate dehydratase; this translates as MSATRYTYLGPEGTFTEAALRTLPEAATRELVPMVSVPAALDAVRSGEAAAALVPIENSVEGGVTTTVDELAKGAPLMIYREVVLPIAFALLVRPGTKLKDIKTVTGHPVAQPQVRNWLAAHLPDAVWESAASNADGARLVQEGRFDAAFAGEFAAATYGLEALVSEIHDAANAETRFVLVGRPARPAAPTGADKTSVVIWLGDDHPGALLELLQEFAVRGVNLMRIESRPTGQGIGNYCFSVDAEGHITDRRVGEALMGLKRICPQVRFLGSYPRAGVATEDVKPPRPGTTDPEFMAASDWLTRCQDGRF
- a CDS encoding copper resistance CopC/CopD family protein, with protein sequence MQTIASRCRIPRLWQLLLVLLATTGLFLAGAAPTSAHAALTGSDPKQGAVVDRAPDQVKLTFSEKVAMSDGSVRVLDPSGKRVDTNKTTDLGSNTYGVRLRPGLPDGTFTVAYQVVSADSHPVAGAYTFSIGAPSDTKVALPDQEAGGGLVGALYDAARYLSYAGFILLVGGAAFVLGCWPRGASVRPVQRLVTGGWVTLTAATLALLLLRAPYTSSGKLGDAFDMGKLGDVLNTKTGAALVSRLLLLAAAALFIAVLFGAYEKREDPKEKKDLTFGLAIGGTVVALGIAATWAMAEHASTGIQAGIAMPVDVLHLLAVAAWLGGLASLLVALFRTTAVDASAVQRFSTVAFTSVVVLAATGTYQAWRQVGSWSALTGTSYGQLLLVKIGLVVVLVGVASVSRRWTGRIAAEASGLAPEAAAAVVVEQRMKQTAHQASRQTSKKPQKKAAAKPAPKPVTVPASGQGGDDDPERSAQLARQQAAMDSAREKRIRDADPYRSGLRRSVLAEAGIAVVLLGVTTFLTTTEPGRTEEEAAKATSAAAAQRSGPLQLKVPFDTGGTDGKGTVQLDLDPGRTGSNTMHLYVKRPNGSAFDVPEVKVSLTNEAKDVGPLPIAPDHIATGHWSANGVQVPMAGTWKIAVTVRTSDIDQITVKKNAQIG